From a single Lacerta agilis isolate rLacAgi1 chromosome 3, rLacAgi1.pri, whole genome shotgun sequence genomic region:
- the CDC42EP3 gene encoding cdc42 effector protein 3 has product MPAKTPIYLKAGNNKKGKKFKLRDILSPDMISPPLGDFRHTIHIGKEGQHDVFGDISFLQGNYELLPGNEGETASQCEGHNEFLRANSTSDSVFAETPSPVLKNAISLPAIGGSQALMLPLLSPVTFNSKQDSLGPLRNPRHSCEPVMEEKLQGKSKHLENGKIYKDDITWERNVPTSHYTNGRDSHSSSLSEQYTEWQTEELFDNGHLSCDLTKTQPKSEDSLSDLAEPLLSLQLDLGPSLLDEVLNVMDKNKT; this is encoded by the coding sequence ATGCCAGCCAAGACACCCATCTACCTGAAAGCCGGCAACaataagaaagggaagaaattcaAGCTGAGGGACATTTTGTCTCCTGATATGATCAGCCCACCTCTCGGCGATTTTCGCCACACAATTCATATCGGGAAAGAAGGACAGCACGATGTTTTTGGAGACATCTCCTTCCTGCAAGGGAATTATGAGCTCTTACCTGGGAACGAGGGAGAGACAGCCAGCCAGTGTGAAGGCCACAATGAGTTCCTAAGGGCAAACAGCACCTCTGACTCTGTGTTTGCTGAAACGCCTTCTCCGGTGCTAAAAAATGCCATATCACTTCCTGCCATCGGTGGTTCTCAAGCCCTCATGCTGCCCTTGTTGTCACCGGTGACGTTTAATTCAAAGCAGGACTCTTTGGGGCCTTTAAGGAATCCCAGGCATAGCTGCGAGCCCGTAATGGAAGAAAAGTTGCAGGGGAAGAGCAAACACTTGGAGAATGGGAAAATATACAAAGATGACATCACATGGGAGCGGAACGTCCCAACATCGCATTATACTAATGGGAGAGACAGTCATTCATCCAGCCTTTCGGAGCAATACACTGAATGGCAAACAGAGGAGTTATTTGACAatggccatctttcatgtgaTCTAACCAAGACTCAGCCTAAATCAGAAGACTCCCTTTCAGATCTGGCAGAGCCTCTTCTTTCTTTGCAACTTGACCTCGGGCCATCACTTTTGGATGAAGTTCTCAATGTAatggacaaaaacaaaacatag